ACATCTTATCATGTGGTGGCTAATGAAAAGTGacacaacaaaaaacacaatttatatttcacatttttgtatCACAGAAGAAGAGACAGGAATGAACAGTAAATCTACAGTGAATCATAGCTCATTTCCCTAAAACTCAGGAAACCAAAGCATATGCATGTATAAGTGCAGTTATGTACATGCATATTTACACACctgtacatgcacacacatgacTGTGCACAGATATGGACATATATACAGGTGTATCCAAGTGTCGGGATATCTTCACATGCctgcagagaagcaaaagcaCTCATCTAGACCCCAGACATCATGCTCATCCCTGACTCACAGATCCTATGAGCAGTGGGAGCTTTTGCATGAGACCATCTTTACATTTACTCTGATACTTCAATGCAGACTGAGCCCCAGCAACTATATAcatttttgtatctgtaataTTACCCCATTGCAAGTTCTCCTTCCAGTACTTTTTGAATTGCCAAGAGAATCAGATTTGCCAAGTTGTTTTCAAAGTGTGAGGAACCAAACATTTGCCACATGTTGCAATTAGACACAGAGTGGGGGAGAAACCTACATCTTCTTGCTGGGCATGCTAATGCTTCTAACATTTTCCCAAGACTTTTATCTTGTCACACAACTAAGGCACTGGAGGAGGTTTGGAGCTCTTCCTTCAGTCCCTACTCCCCAGGTCCTAACAGTGGGTCTGTATACTACTTGCTTGGACCATGTGAAAAGGATACTGAACCATGTGTGAGAGTATCATGAAAGGGAGGCAGGAAGTGAGGCTGAATGTGGAAGGGactgtcataagttactctcttgaaaattaattcatacagagagtttgttaaatcatgtcagtaatttatttaattaagtaagcagtCACAAGCAAAACAGTGCTGGGTGGCCGGGGAGTCTtagctccgccaacggcgcgcaCCTCCTTCACATACAGTCCCCTTTTTATAGTCTGCTAGTTTTGGGATGAGTTGTAATCTCCTGGTGGGTTTTGCGCATATGTGAGTTGCTAGGGGGGTCGTCTGAAGTGCTgtggtggtcgtggagaggaaggccgtaGTCCTCCTCCGTCtctttttgtctccttgtgagtgatcacaggtgtttgcttatctgttgtgttgactccctttgGGATGCTGTCCTGTGAGTgattacaggcgcctgcttatcttttcttctttacccttttgctttcaaaggaaTTCCTTCTTGGTGACCTTCGAGCaacttgttgcttacttcagctctttatagtcctgcaagatagctaagGCCCTGACACCagttccacaaggggtcatataagcttttgagcttaccataatttatttctctgtcaCCATGTCTCAACACTggttgttgtaaaacctcctcctcccactccaccggcttattcctccttttaaacaatgaacaaatagttacaatttattacaggGACAGGGGTTTTCATGGACATTACATAACACATCTTAACTCCTTACACTGTCCGGCCCCCTGACAAACCCTAGCGTACCCCAAAAACTTCCAAAGACAAAGTTGGTACTAGGAAAAGAGCAAGACTCCCTCTCATTCAGGTAGCTCCCATCCCATGGCATGCTCATCTGTATTGTCCTAAGCCTCCAGCCTTTGCCCACTGTTCCCCAAAAAGGCCTTCCCTTGGGATTCTTCCCTTTCACCTGTCCTCGACTGGATTAGCCTGGGGCCGACAGCACACAAACATGTTGGGCTACCTCCGTTTTCTCTTGCCTCTACAGTCAGGAGGCACAATCACCTTTCCCTTTCTCACATCCTCTTTCTCCTATAATACCGATGAAGCACCTGAGGGGACAGAACAGTCCATCACAAAAACTGCTCCAGGATAGAAGATAAAGAATTCCTTCAATATTGTGGcctgctttctgctctttctctgtcGAACCAGGTGCTCCAAAAAGAAACAGCCCATGCCACGATTTCTGTCTGTAAACCTCCTCACTACAGCCTGTCCTCTCTGCCCACGATCAGACACCAGCTAGAGCGTTCACACCGCACCTTTACTGCCTCGTGAGGAGGAAAGGCGCactctgagctgctgcttccgCAGCATACATGCCACAGCCCAGCCCCGCGTTTCCATCAGGCACCCAGCTAGccaccttcctctccccccctcAACACCGCCCCTAAATCGTGACGTCATCTCTCTGCGAGGCCAGCGTAAGGCCCCCGCCGTGGCCCTTCCGTCGCAGCGGGGTTAGTCACGTTCGTTTGGTGGTCGCTGCGATGTCCTTGTGGCTGGCGAAGCTCCGTCCCgccgcggctgctgccgcgcggggccgcctcGGGAGCGTCGTCCTGCCGGCGGTGAGCGGGGCCCTGTCcccgccccggggagggggagccGTGCGCCGCCCTGGGCGGGTGGTGCCCCTGGCCGGCCCTGCGCGCCGATGCGCGGCGCCGAGCGCCCCGGCTGGCGCGGCCGTTGCCGTGGTTACCGAGTGGTCGTGCTCTACGTCCCAGCTAGGAGGAGGCCTCATCTAGGAGCACCGCTGCACCACACCCTTGAAAGTCCCTCTTTTCCGCAGCAGCCTAGGGCAACCGCTGGTCTCCCTTTGAGAGGGTGGCAGTAGAGGGTGTCCCTTGTCCGCTGACTGTGCTCATAGCTGCAGCTCTCCTAAAGCTCGTTAGATGCTGAGCGGAGATCCTGGCATCTCTTACAGCAGCATTTTGCTGCTGAATGTGGAGAGGAAAATATTACTGGGAAGTATGAGAGCAGGGACAGATATGGCATGAAAAATACTAGTATGGGCTGTACCATAGAGAGGGAAATTTTGAGTGGGTGAATGCAGCAGGGACCTTAGGAAGGAGATGAGATTTAAGGTAGAAATACAACTAAATATGTGAATCCTGAGAGTGATGACCCAGTGACCTGAGCAGATGAATGTGACTTTTGGAGGTGGAAGTGGGGgatgacaaataaaaatgaagagcttGTATGAGATCACTGTGTTGCTctaaataagttttttttcaatttttaccAAGGTATGTAGGCAGATTGGCTTCCAGCCATATACCACCTTCAGCTTTTACAGGCTCGGTGGGTATTTCCTTCCACCCTCATGTCCGGGAACTGTGCTAAGCAGCAGTGAGACTGTAACTCTGCAGAGAGACTGGGAGAGGACTTTAATATTAATCTCCATCcactaaacaaaaaaacaaacaagagcCTGCTATAGGATATCCCTTAGGAAATGCAGGGCACCTCATGTGTCTGTGGTCTTTAGTAGGTTTGGAAAATTCTGGCAGAATAATCCTACTGCAGACTTCAAACACACTGAAAATTGATTCACTATTTCTGGCTTCTCAATCTTGCATTTCAGAAGTAGCCTCTCAGCCTAAGGACTGCTTTGATTGTTGAGCTGAAATGACAGAGTTAACTTTACTGCATTaaaattatatgtatttatacaaaatgcatttaatttacaTGTATCTGTACAAAATGCCTGAAAGCTATTCTTTGAGCATATTTAATTCAGTTAAGAGTGTTAAAATCTGTTAAtcttattgctgttttttcttccaggcCAGAATTCATGTGAGTCCTAACCAGAATTTGCAGTATGGTTGGCTGGCTTATGTGTTGGGAGACAGAGCTACTAAAAAGTTCAGTGAATACAGCAAAGTTTTTACAGTGGAGGGCAACCTATCTTCTGGGAAGGGCAAGCTTGCACAACAACTAGCAGAAAAATTAGGTATGTCttattgtttctatttctgtaatGTTTCATAGAATAATAGTGTAATTGTCATTCTTGTGTAAAGAAAGTTAGTTCACCAAACCAGCAGGTCTTGACTAGCAAAGTATTAGTTCAATCATGCCACTTTAATGTGGAGGGTTTATAGATAAGGGGAGACTAAAATGTTGGTGAGGCTTGAGATTTCTAGACAAGGTGCTTCTCAGATCTGCAGGATACATATGTAGGTATCATTCATTGTGGatgaaattttagttttaatgaactcatttttttcactgagctCCTAGATCTGCTGAAGTTATTGAGCACCTTGAGAGATTTTTAGGTAGGGTTTTCTATACTAATCTTTTCATACTATAAAAGGAAGTAGAGGATGGGTTGCAGAAAAATTCTGCTTAGAGCAGTAGCTTAGCTCTCATTGTAAAGGTAGAAGGTAATACTTTTGATTAGGTTTTGTCCACCTTGTGTCTTGATTGACAAAGTCACAAGGTGGACGAAACCTAACGTATGTGCTGCTATCAAGTGTTGTTTAGATTAGagctatttatttaaataaattgaataGGAAACATTtattataaacaaacaaaacttatTATCTTaccatatttcttttttgtcagGAATGAAGTATTTCCCAGAAGCAGATATCCATTACCTAGACAGAACCACAGGAGATAAAACGCTGCTGGATGAGAAATTTAATGGTTTTTGTAGCCTAGAGAAATTTTACAATGATCCCAAATGTTCTGATGGAAACTCTTACCGACTACAGGCTTGGCTATTTGGTAACCGTGTCTTACAGTATGCTGATGCATTGGAGCATCTGCTGAGCACAGGTtagatttcacagaaaataaatttcatttctaaattaacTTGTGAATATGAGTTCTGTCTTTGAAATACGTAAGTTGGTCTTAAGTGTTtgctagggttttttttaagtttttttttttttttttagattttttttttcctttagtaagGGAGTATAGGTTTGCAGTCCTATTCGAACaatatcttgtttctttttctgttttgacagtATCTTGTATCATCCTAagctaaggaaataaaaaatcgTTACAAGTTTCATTAGTTTTAATTGGGCGATCTCTGATTATATACAAAAAACTGTCTTAAACATATTGAGACATAGCTcttctttaaagctttttatgCTGAGCTAGTGTAACTCAGCCCTTAATGTGAAAGAACTGAAATCCAGGTATACATGACCCACTGCATTTGTCTTGAAAAGGGACTGTCCAAGTAAGACTAGATAATCTCTCAGATCTCCTTCACATTCAAAACCTGTGAAGAGTCAGATAAATGTGTAATGCCCAGTCATGCAAACATGAATAAATGTGTGATCTGAAAGTTGAATCAAATAATTTCTGGTTCATATAAATTACCAAAAATACTAGTCTTGTACTGAGGtataaagcagaacaaaagaaatacaatataaCAAGCttctattttactgaaaaataaaaatgaatatctTGAAAGAGCCTCAATTTGCTTAAACTGTCAGTTCTACAGCCTTTTTTAGACTCTCTGTAGGcttttttcctgacagcagcTTTTTTAGTCCTTTTGACTTCATTAAACACTATTCTGTGATGGTATTGTTATAATATCTTAGTATCTTAATTAAGATGAGAGAAGCTTCTAAACATCACCACGGATTTCCCTATTGCTTATGCTTTAATATCTGGTTTcaaaaaaagatgagaatatGAGAACGTGTTTCAAACAACAATGAAAACGAATTGCTTCAATATAGCTTAGCTACTATTAAAATAGGCACAGTAAGAGAATATATGGATTAGGCTGGCATGTTCCGCTTTAAAATCACTACATTTGTGCAAACAGAAAGCACTtattattttgtcttatttaaaatttcttagaGAAGCATTCAGAAGACTGACTGTAAGAGCAGTACTGTCTTTGATCTTAAATGTTGTCACAAACAAtctttttgagtttttcttgACTGGAACCTACTTTCAATTGCAGGACAAGGTGTGGTGCTGGAGCGCTCTCCCTACAGCGATTTTGTGTTTTTGGATGCAATGTTTAAACAAGGCTACATCCACAAACGATGTGAGTTACCTGCGAGTGAAGGTTATTTTGCCGTAATCTCAGCCTGCATTGTAATAGtttagtatttaaaagaaaaacaaaaaaagcctgcTGGAAAGACTTATTTAAATGTTCAGGGTTGTTGATAAGGAGCTTAGCATCCTGATGTTTCATGCATCAAGGACTGAATTCAAGCAATTGGACTTTACAGTTTTTCTTGAAGGCTTCTGTTCTGCTTGTGTGTTAAAGATGATGTATTCAGTATGTTGGCTATTTGTGTCCAGTCAGCCAGAACTCCTGCAGTTCCCTGTAAATATGAGTGAATATGCTTATGAAGATCATATGTTCTTCAGGCAGACCTTTATCTTGCAGCATTAGGTGAGAGGTAGATCGTGCATTTGACCCATTTCCCATAAACAGCCAGCTTCTTTTTGAATCTCAAAGTCTTAATAgtcaaattgtatttttttttaaaaaagattattcaCTCATGTCTCCTAATGCGCAAGATtctttttaaactctttcattttatgtagttttttttgaaaaggaaggtTGGCCTAATTGAGTGATACTGCTAggttgttttgttcttttttgtctattaaactatttttacagAGGTGGATGCTGAGGAACATCTAATAAGAATGGATCTTATTAGAAGAACCAGCAAATCTAATGGTAGATAAGCAGGCAGAAGTTGCAATTTTAGAGAACTGGGAATAAAGTATAGAGATTAtatgaaaaggaataaaaagacaCTGTTGAAGCACACAGGAATAGGGTTAGAAAAACTGAAGCCCACCTGGAGTTGAATCTGTGAAGGGCAACAAGAATGGCTTCTATAGgtatatcagcagcaaaagggaaATTGGGCaaatagggaaaatgtgggtctgcTTTTGAATGTGTTACAGGACTTGGTGATGGGGAGCAAAAAAAAGGCCAAGATATTGaatgcctttgtttttttctgggaagATTTGCCTTCGGGAATCTCAGTCCCTGAAACCAGTGGGAAGGTCTGGAACAGTGAAAATGGTGAAAACTCCTCAGTAGAAGATGTTTAAGTTAGGGAACTTTAAATAAGTCAGATGCACACAAATCTGTGAGACCTGATGAGATGAATCAGGAGATGTGGGATTGCAGAGAGATACCACTGGAAGGGCACTCCCaatctttgaaagatcatggTGGACATGAGAGGCTcctgagggctggaagaatGTGAAtgtcacttctgtttttaagaaggGTAAGGAGGAGGATCCAGGGGAACTACAGGCTAATCAGCTTCACCTCGATTCCTGGAAAGGTGGTAGAGCAAATCCTCTTCGAAGTCATTTCCAAacttacaaaggaaaagaaggtgattggAAATAGCTGTCACAGATTTATGATGGGAAAACTATACTTAACCAATCTGCTAGTCGTGGAGGATGAGGGGAGAGTGGTGGATGTTGTCTATCTTGACTTTAACAAGGCTTTTGACAGCATTTTTCATAACATCCTTATTAGCAAAATGATGAAGACTTGATAAGTAGAAGGTGAtgtggattgaaaactggctgaactgctgggctcaAAGGGCATGTGGTAGTGAGAAGTTTAAATGGAGACCAATCAGGTTGAAGAATTGGGCAGGCAAGAACTCCAGGAAGTTCAACAAAAAGATGTGCAAAGTCCTGCCCATAGGGAGGAAATCCCCATGTGTGAGTACAGattagaaagcagctttgcagaggaggACCAGGGGTCTTGGACAGCAAGTTGAACATAAGCCAGTAATGCACCCTTGCATGAAAGACCGATAGCCTCCTATGTTTCATGAAGTAAAGTGTCACCAGTAGACTGAGGAAGGTGATCCTCTCTGTTCAGCGCTTCGGAGGTGACGTGGAATGCTGAGTACGGTTCTGAGCTTCCCTGTGCAAGAAAGATATGGACTgactggagcaagtccagcatagggctgcgaAAGCATACTGGACTGGGGTACCTCTCACAtgagaagagacagagagagctGTGATTATTTAGGGTTAAGCAGAGAAAGCTCTGGAGAGATCTTATCAATACTTGaaaatacctgatgggagggAGTGGAGAAGATGGAACCGAACTCCTCTCAGTGGCGCCTGGTGAGAAGGATGAAGGGCAAAGTGTACGAagtaaaatacaggaaattccacttaaacgtaggaaaaaaagggtttttactgtgaaggtgaTCAAACACTAGCACAGTTTGGCTAGAGAGACTGTGGAATGTCTGTCCTTGAAGACTTTTAGAACATGACTAGACACAATCCTGAGCAATGTACTCTAAGCAGGGTGGTTGAACTAGACAATTTCCAGAAATTGTCCAGAATTgcttccaacttcagcaattctgtgattctaggTTGTAGACTCTACAATTCTTGAGTAGTTCAATATTACTGTGTTGGTGTGTCTTGGGCAGACTTGTTGAGTCTTTGTTACTTGGCTAGAAATGGAGTAATTACCTACTATGTAATGTAGGTATGTAGGAGACCAGCTGCAGCCAAGCCTTACAAATGTCAAGCTGTGCAAAGGTTTGAAAAAAGTCTGTAGAAGTAGCTGTAAAACCAACTCTTCAGTTTTCCCCAGAGTAAGTTCTTACTGAAATTATTCTTTCTATCTGTTCTTGGCAAACTTAGGGTTTTGGCTACTCCTATCGTGAAGATAGTTGTTTCTCAGACTACCTTGTGTTTCTGGTGTCGTGTTTGATTTGATTTAGATTTAGGCAGTTTATATATGTGTTTCTAACACTAGCTGTAAGTTGCAACTTCCTTGTTGAATGAATTTTTGAGAGTTGATGTTAATGAACTATGTCTTACTGACTTGTGTTAGTAAGGCAAAAAAGGCCCAGCAACCTATGATTCTGTAGCTGGCAGAATCATTTGTGTGCATTTgttctttaatataaaattcAGTTAACAAATTAACAATTGCACTGGAATCCTGAAATGGCAAACACTTTGATAAAGAAACAGCTGACCACTTCTTGTGGGGTGCCAAGTACAGtagattttaactttttcatcaaagtatttaaatttgaaagCCTAGCACTACAGTTTTAGGTCAAGCAATGAACCTTATTGaggaatgttttcatttgagCTAGGTTACCTAGTTATAGAAGGGAACCTATCTAttcataaatgttaaaaagatgCTTCCATTGAGTCAGAGTGTGTTCTTAATTATCAAACTATTAATCAAAGGATGCTTTAAGCTGCTGATGTGTTGAAAGAATCCAGTGGTGAAATCCTGTGGTTGCTGTACGCTGTTCCTGGTGGTAGAGCATAAAGCTATTGAGAGACAGTAGTATAGAGTACGCCTCCAAGATAGCTGGAGGGGAACAGTGTACTTGATTGCTGACTTCTTTTATAATATTTGCTTTCCTCCAGAATGATTTTGTGTATGCATCAGGGGACAAGGTAAATGTATGCCTTACCCTTGAATTCTGCCTCCTGTGGTGGGAAATAGAGTACTTCTTGAAAAGCATCCTGTTAGTCTTCCTGAACAACGTGATGTTTTCCAGCATGCTTTTTTGCCACACTCTCACCTTCACTTTGCTCGTACAGTACAGATTTCCTTCgctcccttccctctcttcccccccccccttttttttatgaGACTATGCCTAATGGAAGGCAGCGGCAGCCATTGATCACGTCAGGTAAACTATGTGTTGCAGCTGTCTGACTTTTATGAGAAGCTGTACAGGGTGGGGAAAACCTATGTTTCTCCAAACTTAAGTCAGAAATTTCCATCTGGTATAACTAGTTTGTTAAATATTACTACATTTTAGTGCTTGTAgtttcttgttttaattatatagaattttagtttttatttctggaagatGGCTTGGCCTGAAAACTTGTTGAATCCTACTTGAGGAAAAGCCTACTTAATATATCAACAAAGAAGAGGAGATTACAAATACTTTCGTGGGGGGAATGATTTATTTAGGAGTAGAATATACTTAGTAAATACAGAAAGAACACTCAAGAAGTGGTTGCAGATTGATTACTGGataatt
This DNA window, taken from Rhea pennata isolate bPtePen1 chromosome 6, bPtePen1.pri, whole genome shotgun sequence, encodes the following:
- the NDUFA10 gene encoding NADH dehydrogenase [ubiquinone] 1 alpha subcomplex subunit 10, mitochondrial, whose product is MSLWLAKLRPAAAAAARGRLGSVVLPAARIHVSPNQNLQYGWLAYVLGDRATKKFSEYSKVFTVEGNLSSGKGKLAQQLAEKLGMKYFPEADIHYLDRTTGDKTLLDEKFNGFCSLEKFYNDPKCSDGNSYRLQAWLFGNRVLQYADALEHLLSTGQGVVLERSPYSDFVFLDAMFKQGYIHKRCLDHYKEIKEISISEFLPPHLVIYVDVPVSEVQKRIQEKGEPYEKKVSAAYLQNIEDAYKKTFIPQISETSEVLQYTASEVEDVEKVIEDIEYLKFDKGPWLEQDDVSFHHLRLYVQDKDGVLDPAAIPRFIPEITIGGTEYDKIYYEYRLLPGRNFRKGYNADVGDKWIWLK